The following coding sequences lie in one Streptomyces xiamenensis genomic window:
- a CDS encoding metal-sensitive transcriptional regulator: MTTTEETPVPATVGPHGYSKDKDAHLKRLRRIEGQIRGLQRMVDEDVYCIDILTQVSASTKALQSFALQLLEEHLRHCVAHAAQEGGPEIDAKVEEATAAIARLLRT, translated from the coding sequence ATGACCACGACCGAGGAGACGCCCGTACCGGCCACCGTGGGTCCCCATGGCTACAGCAAGGACAAGGACGCCCACCTCAAACGGCTGCGCCGCATCGAGGGCCAGATCCGCGGCCTGCAGCGGATGGTCGACGAGGACGTCTACTGCATCGACATACTGACGCAGGTCTCCGCCTCCACCAAGGCGCTCCAGTCCTTCGCGCTCCAGCTGCTGGAGGAGCATCTGCGGCACTGCGTGGCGCACGCCGCCCAGGAGGGCGGGCCCGAGATCGACGCCAAGGTCGAGGAGGCCACCGCCGCGATCGCCCGTCTGCTGCGCACCTGA
- a CDS encoding C40 family peptidase has translation MRKVALVGGLGLGGLALFVALLVVGVYSAAAGIVGGAGKNGGKLAKNAVPAAYEDLVQEWGNLCDELSPALLAAQLNQESGWNPSAQSHAAAQGIAQFIPGTWAVHGIDANGDGVADVWDPEDAIPSAATYNCSLASYVRDVPGDPVENMLAAYNAGPYAVIQYGGVPPYTETQNYVRIIRAAEESFAAPPEDQRRLAPSELAAGAVHFAQEQLGTPYLWGGNGTPEHDGRFDCSGLTKAAYEAVGIELPRVANDQWASGPHPERDELLPGDLVFFANDLTDSRSIHHVGIYVGGGYMIDAPYTGAEIRFDPIDSADYFGATRPTAG, from the coding sequence ATGCGCAAGGTCGCGCTGGTCGGCGGGCTGGGGCTGGGGGGCCTGGCGTTGTTCGTGGCGCTGCTGGTGGTCGGGGTGTACAGCGCCGCCGCCGGGATCGTCGGCGGCGCGGGCAAGAACGGCGGGAAGCTGGCCAAGAACGCCGTGCCGGCCGCGTACGAGGATCTGGTGCAGGAGTGGGGGAACCTGTGCGACGAACTGTCGCCCGCGCTGCTCGCCGCCCAGCTCAACCAGGAAAGTGGCTGGAATCCGAGCGCCCAGTCCCACGCGGCGGCGCAGGGGATAGCGCAGTTCATCCCGGGCACCTGGGCGGTGCACGGCATCGACGCCAACGGTGACGGGGTCGCCGATGTGTGGGACCCCGAGGACGCCATCCCGTCGGCCGCCACCTACAACTGCTCGCTGGCCTCCTACGTGCGCGATGTGCCCGGGGACCCGGTGGAGAACATGCTCGCCGCCTACAACGCCGGCCCGTACGCGGTGATCCAGTACGGCGGCGTGCCCCCGTACACCGAGACGCAGAACTACGTGCGGATCATCCGCGCCGCCGAGGAGAGCTTCGCGGCGCCGCCGGAGGACCAGCGGCGGCTCGCGCCGTCCGAGCTGGCGGCCGGGGCGGTGCACTTCGCGCAGGAGCAGCTCGGCACCCCCTATCTGTGGGGCGGCAACGGCACCCCGGAGCACGACGGGCGGTTCGACTGCTCGGGGCTGACGAAGGCGGCCTACGAGGCGGTGGGGATCGAGCTGCCGCGGGTGGCCAACGACCAGTGGGCCAGCGGCCCGCATCCGGAACGCGACGAGCTGTTGCCGGGTGACCTGGTGTTCTTCGCCAACGACCTGACGGACTCGCGCAGCATCCACCATGTGGGGATCTATGTGGGCGGCGGCTACATGATCGACGCCCCGTACACTGGCGCCGAGATCCGCTTCGACCCCATCGATTCGGCCGATTATTTCGGCGCGACGCGGCCCACGGCCGGGTAG
- a CDS encoding phosphatase PAP2 family protein, translating to MAGLDNPDIDVDLLYKINGYADSLPGWVSDAVTFLVEYGFAIGLVLAVLGTWFLVRSRAGSAQAVAGVSWALGAAGVSWLINQPISSFVARPRPFIDHPDLHVLVEGKTGWSFVSDHSAGAMAIAVGLLLVHRKIGIAAIVLAFVQGFGRVFTAVHYPTDVLAGFALATAVALLLSPLALYALTPLVRVLAGTRLLGWIAVGEDVRPDRDRDREQGSADGADGSGGEQGGDDGGGRHRARARRGVTAA from the coding sequence ATGGCTGGACTCGACAACCCCGACATCGATGTCGATCTTCTCTACAAGATCAACGGCTATGCCGACAGCCTGCCCGGCTGGGTGTCCGACGCCGTGACCTTCCTGGTGGAGTACGGCTTCGCCATCGGCCTGGTGCTCGCGGTGCTGGGCACCTGGTTCCTGGTGCGGTCCAGGGCCGGCTCCGCGCAGGCGGTGGCCGGGGTCTCCTGGGCGCTGGGCGCGGCCGGGGTCTCCTGGCTGATCAACCAGCCGATCAGCAGTTTCGTGGCGCGGCCGAGGCCGTTCATCGACCATCCGGACCTGCATGTGCTGGTCGAGGGCAAGACGGGCTGGTCGTTCGTCAGTGACCACTCCGCCGGCGCCATGGCGATCGCCGTGGGGCTGCTGCTGGTGCACCGCAAGATCGGGATCGCCGCGATCGTGCTGGCCTTCGTCCAGGGCTTCGGCCGGGTCTTCACCGCCGTCCACTACCCCACCGATGTGCTGGCCGGTTTCGCGCTGGCCACGGCGGTGGCGCTGCTGCTGTCGCCGCTGGCGCTGTACGCGCTGACCCCGCTGGTGCGGGTGCTGGCCGGTACCAGGCTGCTCGGCTGGATCGCGGTCGGCGAGGACGTACGACCGGACCGGGACCGGGACCGGGAACAGGGGAGCGCCGACGGTGCCGACGGTTCCGGTGGCGAGCAGGGCGGGGACGACGGGGGCGGCAGGCACCGGGCGCGGGCCCGGCGCGGGGTGACCGCCGCCTAG